TGTTGCCAACAGTTCACATACTTTCATATTCATACTGCCATTGAAGTCGCCGCCGCGCGAGATGCCCCGTCCAGCCGTCAGAGCGGTTCCCACGTCCGCGGCGACTGGTTGAGTCGCTCGCAGCCGTCCGCGGTGACGACGATGAGGTCCTCGATGCGGACGCCGAACTCGCCGTCGAGGTAGATGCCGGGCTCGACCGAGAACACCATCCCCGGTTCGAGTTCGAGGTCGTTCCCCTCGACGATGTAGGGCGGTTCGTGCACGTCGAGGCCGACGCCGTGGCCGGTCCGGTGGATGAACTGCTCGCCGTAGCCCGCCTCCTCGATGACCTCGCGGGCGGCGCGGTCGACCGCCTGTGCCTCGACGCCCGGTTCGACCGCCGCCACGCCCGCCTCCAGTGCGTCGCGGACGATGGCGTGGACCGCCTCGAACCGGTCCGGGGGGTCGCCCGCGAAGACGACGGTCCGGGTCTGGTCGCCGGGGTAGTGGTCGACGTACGCCCCGAAGTCCAGCACGACGGGGTCCCCGCGCTGAATCTCGCGGTCGCCGTGGCTGTGGTGGGGTTTCGCGCCGTTCGGCCCCGAGCCGGCGATGACGTCGAACGCGAGGCCGTCGCCACCCATGCCCGCGAGGGTCGACTCGACCTCCTCGGCGAGTTCGCGCTCGGTCAGCCCGATGGCCGCGCTCCCGAGCTTGCGGACCTCCTCGCTCGCCTGGTCGGCCACCTCGGCGGCCCGCCGGAGGGCGTCGAGTTCGGTCTCGTCCTTGCGCAGGCGCAGGTCGTCGAACACCTCGCTGGCCAGCCCGAAGGTCGCCTCGGGCAGGGCGGCCTCGAGGTCCTGCGTGAACAGCGCCCACATCGTGTCGTCGACGAGGAGGTGCCGGCCCCAGAGGTCGAGTTCCTCGGCGACGGTCTCGACCGCCGCGACGGGGTCGTCGCCGTCGCCCCACGTTCTGACATCTGTGACCCACGACTCGTCGCGGATCTGGGAGGCGTACAGCTCCGGGACGAGGAAGACCGGGTCGCCGGTCGCGGGGACGAACAGGAACAGGTGGCGCTCGGCCGGTTCCTCGTGGAACCCGCTCGCGTAGTACAGGTTCGGACTGGGGAACAGTACGGCGGCGGCCGCGTCGACCGATTCGAGACGGTCCTGACACGCACGCGCTCGTCGCTCGAAGTCGTTCATGCCACCACGTAGGTCAGGGTGCATGAAGTAGTTCCTGTGTACCGGTTTCTCGGATGTGATGTCGCGGTG
This window of the Haloarchaeobius amylolyticus genome carries:
- a CDS encoding M24 family metallopeptidase, with amino-acid sequence MNDFERRARACQDRLESVDAAAAVLFPSPNLYYASGFHEEPAERHLFLFVPATGDPVFLVPELYASQIRDESWVTDVRTWGDGDDPVAAVETVAEELDLWGRHLLVDDTMWALFTQDLEAALPEATFGLASEVFDDLRLRKDETELDALRRAAEVADQASEEVRKLGSAAIGLTERELAEEVESTLAGMGGDGLAFDVIAGSGPNGAKPHHSHGDREIQRGDPVVLDFGAYVDHYPGDQTRTVVFAGDPPDRFEAVHAIVRDALEAGVAAVEPGVEAQAVDRAAREVIEEAGYGEQFIHRTGHGVGLDVHEPPYIVEGNDLELEPGMVFSVEPGIYLDGEFGVRIEDLIVVTADGCERLNQSPRTWEPL